The nucleotide window AGGATCGCGATGAGCAGACCCTCGACCAGGTGCAGCCGTTCGCGGCGGCGAGCGAGCCTGTAGGCGGAGCGCCGGGTGACGACCTGGACCCTGTGGTTGACGTATACCTGGAGGAGTTCGACCAGACCCAGGGTCTGCGGGCCACCGTTGACGAGCGCGACGGCGTTGATGTTGAAGGAGTCCTCGAGCGGGGTCACCCGGTACAACTGCTCCAGCACGGCCTCGGGGCTGAATCCGGTCTTGATGCCGATCACGAGCCGCAGCCCCTTGGTGCGGTCGGTGAGGTCGGTGACGTCGGAGATCCCGCTGAGCTTTTTGGAGTTGACGCCGTCCTTGATCTTCTCGATCACCCGTTCGGGGCCGACCAGATACGGCAGCTCGGTGACGACCAGTCCCGCCTTGCGGGCGGTGATGGCCTCCACCGACACCTTGGCGCGGGTCTTGAAGCTGCCCCGGCCGGTGAGGTAGGCGTCCTTGATGCCGGCCAGGCCCACGATGGTGCCTCCGGTGGGGAGGTCCGGCCCCGGCACGAATTCCATCAGCTCGTCGAGGGTGGCGCCCGGGTGGGCGAGCAGGTGCCTGGCTGCGCCGATCACCTCGACGAGGTTGTGCGGCGCCATGTTGGTGGCCATGCCCACGGCGATGCCGCTGGCCCCGTTGACCAGCAGATTGGGGTACGCGGCCGGCAGCACATCGGGCTGGGTGAGCTGGTTGTCGTAGTTGGGCACGAAATCCACGACGTCTTCGTCGAGGTGTTCGGTCATCGACAGCGCGGGGGCCGCCAGACGCGCCTCGGTGTACCGGGGCGCCGCGGGGCCGTCGTCGAGCGAACCGAAGTTGCCGTGGCCGTCGATCAGCGGCACCCGGAGGGTGAAGGCCTGGGCCATCCGCACCATGGCGTCGTAGATCGCCGTGTCGCCGTGCGGGTGCAGCTTGCCCATGACCTCGCCGACGACACGCGCCGACTTCACGTGCCCGCGGTCGGGCCGCAGGCCCATCTCGCTCATCTGGTACAGGATGCGGCGCTGCACGGGCTTCAGGCCGTCCCTGGCATCCGGCAGCGCACGCGAATAGATCACCGAATAGGCGTATTCGAGGAACGATCCCTGCATCTCCGTGGACACATCGACGTCCTCGATGCGTTCCGTGGATGCGGCGGGCCCGGTGGTGTCTGACACTGTCTTGTCTGAGCGGCTCATTCGTAGATTCTGCTGTGTGATGCCTGCCGGCGAAACCGGTGGCACCAGGCTGATGCGCACGGACCTGCGCGTAGGAAACGTGGGGCCGGGTCTATGTCAGACTGGGCCAGATGCCCCCTATGTTACCGGTCCGGCCCTTCAGCGCCGTTCGCCTTGCCGACGTTCTGACAAGTTCGCTGGCGTCGCTTGAGGCCCAGCCCAACCCGCTCGGACTGAAGCCCGCGGCCAAGGCCGTTGTCGTGCTCGCCGACGGACTGGGCGTCAGCAGCCTGCGCGCCCGCGCTGGGCACGCCAGGTTCCTGTCCGGCCACCTGACCAAGGCGGATGCGGTCGACGGCGTCTTCCCGGCCACAACGGCCGCCGGGATCGCTTCTCTGACCACCGGTACCGCGCCGGGCACACACGGACTCGTCGGGTACAAGGTCCTGGACGCGGCGAACGACAGGGTCGTCAACCAGCTCACCGGCTGGGACGAGCAGATGGAGCCGCTCACCTGGCAGAACCAGCCGACGCTCTTCGAGACGGCCGCGGCCGCCGGCATCCCCAGCTTCGCCGTCGGACCCAAGCGGTTCGCCGGCTCGGGCTTCACTACCGCCGTGTTGCGCGGAGCGACCTACCTCCCGGCCGAGACCATGGGCGCGCGGTTCGCCGCGGCCCGGGAGGTCTTCGACACCGAGCCGCGGGCGCTGATCTACCTGTATGTTCCCGAGCTCGACATCAACGCGCACGCCCACGGCTGGGAATCCGGCCGGTGGCTGGCGCAGTTGGAGGGGCTCGACGCCGAGGCGGCCAGGTTCGCCGGCTCTTTGCGCCAGGACGAGGGCATGATCCTCACCGCCGACCACGGGGTCGTCGACGTGCCCGCAGCCAAGCAGGTGCTCTTCGACACCGTGCCGGACCTCGTCGCCGGCGTGCGCCACATCGGCGGTGACCCGCGTTGCCTGCAGCTGTACACGGAGCCCGGCGTGAACGCTGACGCCCTGGCCGAGGCTTGGCGGGCGGTCGAGGGGGAGCGGGCCTGGATCTTCACCAGGGCCGAGGCCGTGTCCGCCGGACTGTTCGGCGCCGTGCGCTCAGAGGCCCTCGACCGGATCGGCGACGTCATCGTCGCCGCACGCAAGCTCGTCGCCTACTACGACTCCCGTGAACCCAACCAGTCGGCGCGCAGCATGGTCGGCCAGCACGGTTCACTGACCGACGAGGAGTTGCGGGTTCCCGTCATCCGCCTCGGTGCCTACCGAAGGTAGTGGTCCCTCGACGACAACACCCCCGTGAGGTTCTCACGGGGGTGTTTCTTGATCTGGGTGTGACCGACCGGGCTCAGGCCGGGTAGTCCCCGCGCTTGACCTGCGGCTTGGGCAGGCGCATCACTCGCAACTGCAGGGCGCGCATGGCCGCGTACCAACGCACCTTCTCGGCACGGTCGGCGCCGAACTTGGCCTCGATCTTCTTGGTCAGGATGAACCCGAGAACGATGCAGTCGACGATGGCGACGAGGAAGAACGCCCAGAGGGCGAGGATGCCGTAGGTCTGCACTGACGGGTCGGGAAAGAAGGTGAGAAGAATCACCAGGAACATGACGGGGATCATGAATTCACCGACGTTGAAACGTGCGTCGATGTAGTCACGGGCAAACCGCTTCTGCGGTCCGCGTTCGCGCATCGGGAGGTACTTGTCCTCGCCGGCCGCCATTCCGATGCGGGCCTTCTCGCGGGACTCCGCCGACTTCGCGCGCGCCTGCTTGGCGGCGAGCTTCCGATCGTCCGGAACCAGCGGACGCTTGTTCGCTGCTTCCTGCACGCGGCGGCTCGGCGTCGGCTGGCCTTTGCCGGTCGGCGTTCCGGCCAGTCTGGCCTTGGTCTCGTCGACGGTTTCGATCGACGGTTCGGCGCCGGGATTCACAGGTTGCTTAGCCACATCAGTTCCTTGCAGTCAGGTTGCCTTAAGATTACTCGCATGACGGATACCGCGCAGACAGCCTCAGGAACCGCCCAGCAGGATGCGACGGGACCCCTCGATCCGGCTCTGCGGCACGCCGTCGAGAACGAACTGCCACGCACCATCGCCGACCTCTGCGCGCTCGTACGCATCCCTTCGGTCTCCTGGGCGGCGTTCGACCGTGAGCACGTGCGCTCCAGTGCAGAGGCCGTTGCCGCCCTCGTCCGGGACATCGGTGTGTTCGACTCTGTGACCGTGACCCAGGCCGGTATCCCTGGAACCGACGAGCTGGGCCAGCCCGCCGTCCTCGCCACCCGGGCGGCCAGGAACGGCCGTCCCACCGTGCTGCTGTACGCGCACCATGACGTGCAGCCCCCCGGGCGTGACGAGCACTGGGATTCGCCGCCCTTCGAGCCCACTGTTCGTGGGGACCGCCTCTATGGCCGAGGAGCCGCAGACGACAAGGCCGGGGTCATGGCCCACATCGCCGCGTTGCGCGGCCTCCTCGCCGCCACAGACGGCGACATCGACCTGGGCCTGGCCCTCTTCATCGAGGGAGAGGAAGAATTCGGCAGCCGCTCGTTCGCGACATTCCTCACCGAGAACCGCGACGCCTTACGCGCCGATGCGATCGTCGTGGCCGACTCCAACAACTGGGACGTCTCTACGCCGGCCATCACGATCGGGCTGCGGGGCAATGTCACCTTCCGCCTCACCGTGAGCACCCTGGCACATGCGTCGCACTCCGGGATGTTCGGCGGCGCGGTGCCCGATGCGATGATGGCGACCATCAAGCTGCTCGGCACGCTCTACGCCGCGGACGGGTCGGTGGCCGTCGACGGGCTCACGAGCCACGATGCACCGACCCCGCCCTACGAGGAGGCGGCGCTCCGTCAGGAGACCGGGCTGCTGGACGGAGTGTCCCCGATCGGGCACGGGTCGATCCTCAGCCGGATCTGGTCCCAGCCTGCCCTCACGGTCACGGGTATCGACGCGCCGACCGTGGCGAACGCGTCCAACACGCTCTCCCCGTCAGTCAGCGTCCAGATCAGCGTGCGCATCGCACCGGGCCAGTCCGCCCAGGAGGCTGCGGGGTTCATTGAGACCCACCTGCGCTCTCACGCGCCGTTCGGCGCCCACATCGAGATCGACGATCTCGACACGGGGGAGCCGTTCCTGGTGGACACCGGAGGCTGGGCCGTCGCCGAGACCCGACTGGCGATGACGTCCGCGTGGGGCGTCGAACCCGTCGACATCGGAGTGGGCGGGTCGATTCCGTTCATCGCCGACCTGGTGCGCGAATTTCCGGAGGCGCAGATCCTGGTGACCGGCGTCGAAGACCCGGACTCCCGAGCTCACAGCCCCAACGAATCTCTGCACCTCGGTGTCTTCAAGCGGGCCGTCCTGAGCGAGGCCTTCCTGCTCGGGCGCCTGAACGGACGCACCGGCCACTGAGCCTCGTGGCCTGTGGCGCCCAGGAATCATCTCCGTTTCCAGCCCACGTCCGGGCTCGCCGGATACACTAGAACCAGATTCGCCGGCCGGACCCCAGTAGATGGGACGCTCACCGAAGCGAAACCGGATAATACCGAGGAGCAGCATGACCGACACTATCGAAACCAGCACCACCGCCCACGGCGTCGGCCTCACCGATGTCGCCGCGCAAAAGGTGCGCAGCCTCCTCACGCAGGAGGGCCGCGAGGACCTGCGCCTGCGTGTCGCCGTGCAGCCCGGCGGCTGCTCAGGCCTCATCTACCAGCTCTACTTCGACGAGCGCACCCTCGACGGCGACGCCGTGATGGACTACGACGGGGTCGAGGTCGTCGTTGACAAGATGAGCGTCCCCTACCTCGAGGGCGCCTCCATCGACTTTGAGGACACCATCCAGAAGCAGGGCTTCACCATCGACAACCCGAACGCCGGCGGCAGCTGCGCCTGCGGGGATTCGTTCCACTGACATTGCGCGCGGGCGTTTAGCCCGGGCATTTCGCTCAGACAAGAAGGAGACCACCCATCGGGTGGTCTCCTTTTTTTGTGCGGAAAACAGCCCGGAACAGGCCCTTCGACCCTAGTGTGGCCTGCGCGACGCGGCGGATAATTGAGCCGGGCCTGTCGATCGTGCACTCAGTGGCGACCGGCGCGGAGTAGGCTAGAGATGATAAACGCACTTCCTGTGTAGTGCCCTCACGTCTCCCGAAAGGTCACCGGTGCTCAAAAACCGCCGTCTCCGATGGGCCGTCATTCCGGTCGCAGCAACGCTCGCCATTGTCCTGGCCGGATGCACCCAGGCTCAACTTCACGGGTACCTCCCCGGCTTCGAGGAGGGCGAGTCCCCGGTAACGAACAACACCGAGCGAGTGGCCGGTCTGTGGACCACCTCGTGGATCGTCTTGCTCATCGTCGGCCTCATCACCTGGGGCCTGACCATCTGGGCCGTTGTCGTCTACCGCCGCCGCAAGGGCCAGACCGGCCTCCCGGTGCAGTTGCGCTACAACATGCCGATCGAGATCTTCTACACGATCGTGCCGCTGATCCTGGTGCTGGGCTTCTTCGCCTTCACCGCGCGTGACCAGAACGCCATCGAGGCACGCTTCGACAAGCCGGACGTGCAGATCGAGGTCATCGGAAAGCAGTGGGCCTGGGACTTCAACTACGTCACTGACGACGTCTTCACCCAGGGCATCCAGGGCCAGCCGGACCTCGAGGGGGAGAAGGGCGCGCTCGTCGAGTCCGAGATCCCCACCCTCGTGCTGCCTGTCGGCAAGAAGATCGAGATCGCCCTCGAAGCCCGTGACGTCATCCACTCCTTCTGGGTCATCGACTTCCTCTACAAGAAGGACATGATCCCCGGCAAGACCAACTACATGTCCGTCATCCCCGAGCGGATCGGCACCTACGCCGGCAAGTGCGCCGAACTGTGCGGCGAGTACCACTCGCTGATGCTCTTCAACGTCGAGGTCGTCTCTGAGGCCGACTACGAAACGTACGTGGAGTCGCTCCGGGCAGCCGGCAACGACGGTCAGGTCTCCAACGAGTACGACCGCAACTCGAATCTCCCGGGCACCGACGCCCCGACGGCTGAGGAAGGCAACTAGACCATGAGCACAGCAACCGCTCCCGCCGCGACTCCAGCCGCAGCCCCGACCGCCCGGCCGACCGGCGTTGACCGCAAGGGCAACATCGTCGTGCGGTGGATCACCTCCACCGACCACAAGGTCATCGGGTACATGTACCTGATCACCTCGTTCGTCTACTTCTGCCTCGGCGGCGTCATGGCTCTCGTCATGCGCGCTCAACTGTTCGAGCCCGGCCTGCAGATCGTGCAGACCAAGGAGCAGTACAACCAGCTGTTCACCATGCACGGCACCATCATGCTGCTGATGTTCGCGACGCCACTGTTCTTCGGCTTCGCCAACGCGCTGATGCCGTTGCAGATCGGTGCCCCCGACGTCGCCTTCCCGCGGCTGAACGCGTTCTCTTTCTGGCTCTTCTTCTTCGGCAGCCTCATCGCCGTCGGAGGCTTCCTCACCCCGCAGGGAGCGGCATCCTTCGGCTGGTTCGCCTACCAACCGCTGGCGTCGACGACGTTCTCGCCCGGCATCGGCGGCAACCTCTGGATGGTCGGCCTGGGTCTGTCCGGTTTCGGCACGATCCTCGGTGGCGTGAACTTCATCACCACGATCATCACCATGCGCGCACCGGGCATGACCATGTTCCGGATGCCCATCTTCACCTGGAACACCCTGGTCACCTCGCTGCTGATCCTGATGGCCTTCCCCGTTCTCGCCGCGGCCATGCTCGCAGCCGCCAGCGACCGCATCTTCCTCTCGCACATCTACGATCCGGCCAACGGCGGTGCCATCCTGTGGCAGCACCTGTTCTGGTTCTTCGGCCACCCCGAGGTGTACATCATCGCGCTGCCGTTCTTCGGCATCGTCTCAGAGGTGTTCCCGGTCTTCAGCCGCAAGCCGATCTTCGGCTACAAGACCCTGATCTACGCGACCATCTCCATCGCGGCGCTGTCCGTGACGGTCTGGGCCCACCACATGTACGTCACCGGGTCGGTCCTGCTGCCGTTCTTCTCCCTCATGACCATGCTCATCGCGGTCCCGACCGGTGTGAAGATCTTCAACTGGATCGGCACCATGTGGCGCGGCTCGATCACGTTCGAAACGCCCATGCTCTGGGCGATCGGCTTCCTGATCACGTTCACCTTCGGTGGACTGACCGGCGTCATCCTGGCCTCCCCGCCGCTCGACTTCCACGTGTCCGACACCTACTTCGTGGTCGCGCACTTCCACTACGTGGTGTTCGGCACCGTCGTCTTCGCCATGTTCAGCGGGTTCTACTTCTGGTGGCCCAAGTGGACCGGCAAGATGCTCAACGAACGCCTGGGCAAGTGGCACTTCTGGCTTCTCTTCATCGGGTTCCACACCACCTTCCTGGTGCAGCACTGGCTGGGAGTGGTGGGCATGCCCCGCCGGTACGCCTCCTACCTGCCCGATGATGGTTTCACCTGGATGAACCAGGTGTCCACTGTGGGCTCGATGATCCTGGCCGTGTCGATGATCCCGTTCTTCTTGAACGTGTATGTCACGGCGCGCACCTCTCCGAAGGTCACCGTCAACGACCCGTGGGGTTACGGAGCCTCGCTCGAGTGGGCGACCTCGTGCCCGCCCCCGCGCCACAACTTCACGTCGATCCCCAGGATCCGCTCCGAGCGTCCTGCCTTCGACCTGAACCACCCAGAGGTCGGCATGGCCGTCGGTATCGGTCCGGCGAAGGACGCCCCGGACGCCCCGACGTACGACGCAGCATCGGATGAGGTCAAGTAGATGAAAGCCAATATCAACCTGTACTGGATCCTGGCGATCTTCTTCGCGCTCCTCACAGGCGTGTACGTGCTCTGGAGCCTCATCGATCCACTGCACGGCAGAATCGAGTGGGTCGGAACCTTCGGTATCGCCCTGAGCGGCGTGCTGGTGGCGTTCGTCGCCTTCTATCTGTCCAAGGTGCATCAGGCACAGGGCGGCGACCTCCCCGAGGACACCCTGGACGCGAACATCGACGACGGTGACCCCGAGATGGGCTTCTTCAGCCCGTGGAGCTGGTGGCCGATCATGCTCGCGGCCAGCGCAGCCCTGCTGTTCCTCGGCCTCGCCGCCGGCTTCTGGATCTCGTTCATCGCCGTGGGTATCGGCGTGATCAGCCTCGTTGGTTGGGTCTACGAGTACTACCGCGGACTGTTCGCCAGGTAGACAGCCCTGAACGGCCGAAAGGCGCCACTGACCTCGCGGTCGGTGGCGCCTTTTCCCGTTGCCGGGGCGTCTACTGTGCGGCGCGGCGGAAACCGAGGATCCGGAACGCCACCGTGACCTCGCTGCGTTCCTCCAGCGCTGCGGGCGAGTCCTGCGCCGTCGTCGGCTCCGACTCTGCCTGATGGTGGGAGGACGGACCCATGCCGATAAGCGCGGCCACATCCGCAGGGGCGAGCGACAGCACGGTGCTGAGGTCCTCAGTGCTCTCCAGCTCGAACAGACCGGCCAGGCTCGTGATCAGGTCTGCGGTCTTGTTGCCGTGCACGTCCAGGGCCAGGCCGGCAGCGCGCAACTCCTGCAGGTGGGTGGGGTGCGGCAGCACAACGGCCAGCAGGCCCCCCGATGCGAGGACGCGGTGGAACTCCGCTGGGTTTCGCGGTGCGAATACATTGATGACGACGTCGGCGGCGCCATCCCGGATCGGCAGCGGCGACCAGACATCGGCGACCAGTCCCACTGTTGAGACACCGGATGCGTCGGCTCCGGACCGCACGGTGCGTGCGACGGCAGCGGCGGAGAGGTCGACCGCGAGAGCGCGGAGCACGGGCTCGCCCGGGCGGCCCCGTGCTCCGGCCGCGCCGGCCGCGCCCAGGGCCACGAGGACGCCACGGAGGTAGTACCCGGTGCCGCAGCCGATATCGACCACGCGTTGCGCCTGTTCGGGCGCCACGAGGCCGCTGAGCGCGTCTCGGAGCCCGGCGTACCAGCCGTGCTCCAGGAACGTCTCGCGGGCGTCGAGCATGGCGGCGGAATCGCCGATGAGCTTGCGGGAACCCAGAACCAGCGACGCGAAGCCGCGTCGGTTCACGTCGAACCGGTGGCCGGTGGCGCAGGCCAGAACCGCACCATCC belongs to Cryobacterium sp. SO2 and includes:
- a CDS encoding alkaline phosphatase family protein, with the translated sequence MPPMLPVRPFSAVRLADVLTSSLASLEAQPNPLGLKPAAKAVVVLADGLGVSSLRARAGHARFLSGHLTKADAVDGVFPATTAAGIASLTTGTAPGTHGLVGYKVLDAANDRVVNQLTGWDEQMEPLTWQNQPTLFETAAAAGIPSFAVGPKRFAGSGFTTAVLRGATYLPAETMGARFAAAREVFDTEPRALIYLYVPELDINAHAHGWESGRWLAQLEGLDAEAARFAGSLRQDEGMILTADHGVVDVPAAKQVLFDTVPDLVAGVRHIGGDPRCLQLYTEPGVNADALAEAWRAVEGERAWIFTRAEAVSAGLFGAVRSEALDRIGDVIVAARKLVAYYDSREPNQSARSMVGQHGSLTDEELRVPVIRLGAYRR
- a CDS encoding DUF3043 domain-containing protein, which gives rise to MAKQPVNPGAEPSIETVDETKARLAGTPTGKGQPTPSRRVQEAANKRPLVPDDRKLAAKQARAKSAESREKARIGMAAGEDKYLPMRERGPQKRFARDYIDARFNVGEFMIPVMFLVILLTFFPDPSVQTYGILALWAFFLVAIVDCIVLGFILTKKIEAKFGADRAEKVRWYAAMRALQLRVMRLPKPQVKRGDYPA
- a CDS encoding dipeptidase; the encoded protein is MTDTAQTASGTAQQDATGPLDPALRHAVENELPRTIADLCALVRIPSVSWAAFDREHVRSSAEAVAALVRDIGVFDSVTVTQAGIPGTDELGQPAVLATRAARNGRPTVLLYAHHDVQPPGRDEHWDSPPFEPTVRGDRLYGRGAADDKAGVMAHIAALRGLLAATDGDIDLGLALFIEGEEEFGSRSFATFLTENRDALRADAIVVADSNNWDVSTPAITIGLRGNVTFRLTVSTLAHASHSGMFGGAVPDAMMATIKLLGTLYAADGSVAVDGLTSHDAPTPPYEEAALRQETGLLDGVSPIGHGSILSRIWSQPALTVTGIDAPTVANASNTLSPSVSVQISVRIAPGQSAQEAAGFIETHLRSHAPFGAHIEIDDLDTGEPFLVDTGGWAVAETRLAMTSAWGVEPVDIGVGGSIPFIADLVREFPEAQILVTGVEDPDSRAHSPNESLHLGVFKRAVLSEAFLLGRLNGRTGH
- the erpA gene encoding iron-sulfur cluster insertion protein ErpA translates to MTDTIETSTTAHGVGLTDVAAQKVRSLLTQEGREDLRLRVAVQPGGCSGLIYQLYFDERTLDGDAVMDYDGVEVVVDKMSVPYLEGASIDFEDTIQKQGFTIDNPNAGGSCACGDSFH
- the coxB gene encoding cytochrome c oxidase subunit II, which gives rise to MLKNRRLRWAVIPVAATLAIVLAGCTQAQLHGYLPGFEEGESPVTNNTERVAGLWTTSWIVLLIVGLITWGLTIWAVVVYRRRKGQTGLPVQLRYNMPIEIFYTIVPLILVLGFFAFTARDQNAIEARFDKPDVQIEVIGKQWAWDFNYVTDDVFTQGIQGQPDLEGEKGALVESEIPTLVLPVGKKIEIALEARDVIHSFWVIDFLYKKDMIPGKTNYMSVIPERIGTYAGKCAELCGEYHSLMLFNVEVVSEADYETYVESLRAAGNDGQVSNEYDRNSNLPGTDAPTAEEGN
- the ctaD gene encoding cytochrome c oxidase subunit I, which gives rise to MSTATAPAATPAAAPTARPTGVDRKGNIVVRWITSTDHKVIGYMYLITSFVYFCLGGVMALVMRAQLFEPGLQIVQTKEQYNQLFTMHGTIMLLMFATPLFFGFANALMPLQIGAPDVAFPRLNAFSFWLFFFGSLIAVGGFLTPQGAASFGWFAYQPLASTTFSPGIGGNLWMVGLGLSGFGTILGGVNFITTIITMRAPGMTMFRMPIFTWNTLVTSLLILMAFPVLAAAMLAAASDRIFLSHIYDPANGGAILWQHLFWFFGHPEVYIIALPFFGIVSEVFPVFSRKPIFGYKTLIYATISIAALSVTVWAHHMYVTGSVLLPFFSLMTMLIAVPTGVKIFNWIGTMWRGSITFETPMLWAIGFLITFTFGGLTGVILASPPLDFHVSDTYFVVAHFHYVVFGTVVFAMFSGFYFWWPKWTGKMLNERLGKWHFWLLFIGFHTTFLVQHWLGVVGMPRRYASYLPDDGFTWMNQVSTVGSMILAVSMIPFFLNVYVTARTSPKVTVNDPWGYGASLEWATSCPPPRHNFTSIPRIRSERPAFDLNHPEVGMAVGIGPAKDAPDAPTYDAASDEVK
- a CDS encoding cytochrome c oxidase subunit 4, producing the protein MKANINLYWILAIFFALLTGVYVLWSLIDPLHGRIEWVGTFGIALSGVLVAFVAFYLSKVHQAQGGDLPEDTLDANIDDGDPEMGFFSPWSWWPIMLAASAALLFLGLAAGFWISFIAVGIGVISLVGWVYEYYRGLFAR